Proteins encoded together in one Canis aureus isolate CA01 chromosome 21, VMU_Caureus_v.1.0, whole genome shotgun sequence window:
- the LOC144293149 gene encoding mas-related G-protein coupled receptor member X2-like, producing the protein MDQYRKAINDSSNDITGMNLKVEIAGHVLFRSITVVVALCGLVGNGVVIQLVHSSIRKNSFRVYTLSLAVADFMHLGLQIVFCVRRILRIFLWSCFQLPSILMILRFFSYFTGLGIMTAISFQRCLSVLFPVWYRCHCPKHLPACVSVCLWLLNFLMNILRGYACGQLSIQTTSFCPALVTITDVWILFLFSVMGTSSLLLLLRVRENTQLHLPRKLFMVILFTTLAFFLCGVPLSIIRFLVSEVGNQTFDDICILLSSINSTMNPAIYFFIRGSGRRQPGEPLAGVSRGPQGVSEVAILPGMPVG; encoded by the exons ATGGACCAGTACCGCAAAGCCATCAACGATTCCAGCAATGACATCACAGGGATGAACTTGAAGGTGGAGATTGCTGGCCACGTGCTCTTCCGGTCCATCACAGTGGTCGTGGCCCTTTGTGGGTTGGTGGGAAATGGGGTCGTAATCCAGCTTGTCCATTCGTCCATCAGGAAGAACTCCTTCCGGGTCTACACCCTCAGTCTTGCTGTGGCGGATTTCATGCACCTGGGTTTGCAAATTGTGTTCTGTGTGCGACGGATCCTGAGAATTTTCCTCTGGTCCTGCTTTCAGCTTCCCAGTATATTGATGATCTTGAGGTTCTTCTCCTATTTCACTGGACTGGGTATCATGACGGCCATCAGCTTCCAGCGCTGTCTCTCTGTCCTCTTCCCTGTATGGTACCGGTGCCACTGTCCTAAGCACCTGCCAGCCTGcgtgagtgtctgcctctggctcctgAACTTTTTGATGAATATCCTGAGAGGCTACGCCTGCGGTCAGTTGTCCATCCAGACAACTAGCTTCTGCCCTGCACTTGTCACCATCACCGACGTgtggattctcttcctcttctctgtcaTGGGCACGTCCAGCCTGCTGTTACTCCTCCGGGTCCGGGAGAACACGCAGCTGCATCTGCCCAGAAAGCTCTTCATGGTCATTCTGTTCACCACCCTGGCCTTCTTTCTGTGCGGCGTACCCCTCAGCATCATCAGGTTCCTGGTATCGGAAGTGGGAAACCAGACCTTTGACGACATCTGCATTCTCCTGTCTTCCATCAACAGCACTATGAACCCTGCCATTTACTTCTTCATCAGAGGCAGTGGGAGGCGGCAGCCGGGGGAGCCCTTGGCGGGGGTCTCCAGAGGGCCCCAG GGTGTCAGCGAGGTGGCCATCCTGCCTGGGATGCCTGTGGGGTGA